From Ipomoea triloba cultivar NCNSP0323 chromosome 5, ASM357664v1, the proteins below share one genomic window:
- the LOC116019547 gene encoding protein NOI4-like translates to MTSQEKGRPLPKFGEWDVNNPASADGFTVIFAKARDEKKATGAAGTAVPPQAAKPMNGGQNEADDNPKKWFCCF, encoded by the exons ATGACGTCT CAAGAGAAAGGCCGGCCCCTGCCAAAATTTGGCGAGTGGGATGTGAATAATCCGGCCTCCGCCGATGGGTTCACGGTCATATTTGCCAAGGCCAGGGATGAAAAGAAAGCCACCGGAGCGGCGGGGACGGCCGTGCCGCCGCAGGCAGCAAAACCAATGAACGGCGGACAAAATGAAGCTGACGACAACCCG AAGAAGTGGTTTTGCTGTTTCTGA
- the LOC116019546 gene encoding succinate dehydrogenase [ubiquinone] iron-sulfur subunit 2, mitochondrial-like produces the protein MASSLVRRAITKVSSSPAARMTLARAHASEVNASQATASAKMKKFQIYRWSPENPQKPELQEYEIDLKECGPMVLDALIKIKNEIDPTLTFRRSCREGICGSCAMNIDGKNGLACLTKISSEPDSMITPLPHMFVIKDLVVDMTNFYNQYKSIEPWLKRKNPPPIPGKEVPQSKADRSKLDGMYECILCACCSTSCPSYWWNPESYLGPAALLHANRWIMDSRDEYTKERLEAVDHEFKLYRCHTILNCAKACPKGLNPGKQIQNIKALEVNRRFV, from the exons ATGGCGTCCAGTTTGGTCCGACGAGCGATAACTAAGGTGTCATCGTCCCCGGCGGCGAGGATGACTCTGGCGAGAGCGCACGCTTCGGAGGTGAATGCCTCGCAGGCGACGGCGAGCGCGAAAATGAAGAAGTTCCAAATTTACCGGTGGAGCCCCGAGAATCCGCAGAAACCGGAGCTTCAGGAGTACGAGATTGATCTGAAGGAGTGTGGACCGATGGTGCTGGACGCTCTGATAAAGATTAAGAACGAGATCGATCCGACGCTGACTTTCCGGCGGTCTTGCCGGGAGGGAATCTGCGGCTCCTGCGCGATGAACATCGACGGGAAGAACGGACTGGCCTGCCTGACGAAGATCTCGTCGGAGCCGGATTCGATGATTACGCCGCTCCCACATATGTTCGTGATTAAGGATTTGGTGGTTGATATGACTAATTTCTATAACCAGTACAAGTCCATAGAGCCGTGGCTGAAGCGAAAGAATCCGCCGCCGATCCCCGGCAAGGAGGTTCCTCAGAGCAAAGCTGATAGATCTAAGCTGGACGGTATGTATGAGTGTATTCTCTGCGCCTGTTGTAGCACATCCTGCCCTAGTTACTGGTGGAACCCTGAGTCTTATCTCGGCCCCGCCGCTCTCCTCCATGCCAACCG ATGGATAATGGACAGCCGTGATGAATACACCAAGGAGCGTCTGGAGGCTGTTGATCACGAGTTCAAACTTTATCGCTGCCATACAATCTTGAACTGTGCCAAAGCTTGTCCGAAGGGATTGAATCCCGGGAAGCAAATCCAGAACATCAAGGCACTAGAGGTTAACAGGCGGTTCGTATGA